One genomic segment of Pseudomonas sp. p1(2021b) includes these proteins:
- a CDS encoding FAD/NAD(P)-binding oxidoreductase yields the protein MPALLSPADTSRADHHKVVIVGAGAAGIATASSLIARDPSLDIALVDPADVHYYQPGWTMVGAGVFTAPSTARTMASIIPRGVCWIKARVEGFDPHAQLVTLEDGRAISYEQLVVCPGLKLDWSAIEGLNETLGRNGVTSNYRYDLAPYTWQLVQTLKQGRALFTQPPMPIKCAGAPQKALYMSCDHWLRQGYLGTIKPSFFNAGAVLFGVADYVPALMAYIDKYGVDLNYSHRLVAVDGPNKRATFVRTLPDGSSETRVEAFDMLHVVPPQVAPDFIRQSPLADAAGWVEVDPATLRHRRFANIHALGDVTNTSNAKTAAAARKQAPVVANNVLVALGRLATLAQYDGYGSCPLTVERGKIVLAEFTYGGKVAPSFPRWLLDGRQPTRLAWLLKARILPPLYWKGMLKGRELLARPQPLVVEAEQ from the coding sequence ATGCCTGCCCTGCTGTCCCCTGCCGATACGTCCCGTGCCGACCATCACAAAGTGGTGATCGTCGGTGCCGGTGCTGCCGGTATCGCCACCGCCTCGAGCCTGATCGCCCGTGACCCTTCCCTGGACATCGCCCTGGTCGACCCAGCCGATGTGCACTATTACCAGCCTGGCTGGACCATGGTCGGCGCTGGTGTGTTCACGGCGCCGAGCACGGCTCGCACCATGGCCTCGATCATTCCCCGTGGGGTGTGCTGGATCAAGGCGCGGGTCGAAGGCTTCGACCCCCACGCGCAGTTGGTCACCTTGGAAGATGGTCGTGCCATCAGCTATGAGCAATTGGTGGTTTGCCCAGGCCTCAAGCTGGATTGGAGCGCCATCGAAGGGCTGAACGAAACCCTGGGCCGCAACGGCGTGACGTCCAATTACCGCTACGACCTGGCGCCTTATACCTGGCAATTGGTGCAAACGCTCAAACAAGGCCGCGCGCTGTTCACCCAGCCGCCGATGCCAATCAAGTGCGCGGGTGCGCCACAGAAGGCGCTGTACATGTCGTGTGACCACTGGTTGCGCCAAGGCTACCTGGGCACGATCAAGCCCAGCTTCTTCAACGCTGGCGCGGTGTTGTTCGGTGTTGCCGACTATGTGCCCGCGCTCATGGCCTATATCGACAAGTACGGCGTCGACCTCAACTATTCCCATCGCCTGGTAGCGGTGGATGGGCCGAACAAGCGCGCTACCTTCGTGCGCACGCTGCCAGACGGTAGCAGCGAAACCCGGGTCGAAGCCTTCGACATGCTCCATGTGGTGCCGCCACAGGTCGCGCCGGACTTCATTCGGCAAAGCCCGCTGGCCGACGCCGCCGGTTGGGTGGAGGTCGACCCGGCGACCCTGCGCCATCGCCGATTCGCCAATATCCACGCCCTGGGGGATGTCACCAACACCAGCAACGCCAAGACTGCCGCGGCTGCGCGCAAGCAGGCACCGGTGGTCGCCAACAACGTGCTGGTGGCCCTGGGGCGCTTGGCTACGCTGGCTCAATACGATGGCTACGGCTCCTGCCCATTGACGGTCGAGCGGGGCAAGATCGTGCTTGCGGAATTTACCTACGGCGGCAAGGTGGCGCCGAGTTTCCCCCGCTGGTTGCTTGACGGGCGCCAGCCCACG
- a CDS encoding MBL fold metallo-hydrolase — protein sequence MIIGNNLHVEALFDKATSTISYLVMDGETRQCALIDSVLDYDPKSGRTSTESADRLIALVESYEAKLQWILETHVHADHLSAAAYLKGRLGGTIAIGAQITQVQKTFGTLFNAEPGFARDGSQFDVLFEDEEGFRIGNLNARALHTPGHTPACLSYMVEDAGEIAVFVGDTLFTPDYGTARCDFPGASARTLYRSIRRLLAFPDHTRLFMCHDYLPGGRELCYVTTVAEQRAGNIHIHEGVSEDSFVSMREARDATLDMPVLILPSVQINMRSGQFPEPEANGVSYLKIPLNTL from the coding sequence ATGATCATCGGCAACAACCTTCATGTGGAAGCCTTGTTCGACAAGGCAACCTCGACCATCAGCTACCTGGTCATGGATGGCGAGACGCGCCAGTGCGCACTGATCGACAGCGTGCTGGACTACGACCCCAAATCCGGACGCACCAGCACCGAGTCGGCCGACCGCCTGATCGCTCTGGTCGAATCGTACGAGGCCAAGTTGCAGTGGATTCTCGAGACGCACGTTCACGCCGATCACCTGTCCGCCGCCGCCTATCTGAAGGGCCGGCTCGGTGGCACTATCGCCATCGGCGCGCAGATTACCCAGGTGCAAAAGACCTTCGGCACGCTGTTCAATGCCGAGCCCGGGTTCGCTCGTGACGGCAGCCAGTTCGATGTGTTGTTCGAGGATGAAGAAGGCTTCCGCATCGGCAACCTGAACGCCCGAGCGCTGCACACGCCTGGGCATACCCCGGCCTGCCTGAGCTACATGGTCGAGGATGCGGGCGAGATTGCCGTGTTCGTCGGCGATACCTTGTTCACGCCCGATTACGGCACCGCCCGTTGCGATTTCCCCGGCGCCAGCGCCCGTACCCTGTATCGGTCGATCCGTCGCTTGTTGGCCTTCCCTGACCACACCCGCCTGTTCATGTGCCACGACTACCTGCCGGGCGGTCGCGAGCTGTGCTACGTGACCACTGTCGCCGAGCAGCGTGCCGGCAATATTCATATCCATGAAGGTGTCAGCGAGGACAGTTTCGTCTCCATGCGAGAAGCCCGCGACGCCACCCTCGACATGCCTGTGCTGATCCTGCCTTCGGTACAGATCAACATGCGCAGTGGGCAATTCCCCGAGCCCGAAGCCAATGGCGTGAGCTATCTGAAAATCCCGCTGAACACGCTGTAA